The genomic window TAGGCCGCCGATCCGCGTCCGGCGAGGGCCCACGGACCCAACTCCGGGCCCAACCGCTCCGCGCGTCAGGTCCCGGCGCCGAAGGCGGGCGGCGGGCCGGGCTCGTCGCCGCGCGGCGGCTCCCCGGGCGGCGCGAACGGCGTGCTCGGCGGGCGCGGCGGCGGCCAGACCCGCTCGTCGCGCGGCGGGACGGCCAGCGGATCGGTCGCGCCCGGCGGCTGGAGCCACGGCGCCCGCTCGGGCGGGACGGCCTGCCCGTAGAAGCCCTCCCAGCCCTTCTCCAGCGCGGCGGGCGGACGGTCCTCCGGCGCGTCCCTGGCCAGCCCGCGCGCCATCGCGAGCCCGACCGCGACGCCGAACAGCGCCTCGATGACGTGCAGCACGACGCCGAACGCCGAGAACGCGCGCGGCACGCCCGCGGCGACACCGCACGCGGTCGCCGCGCCGGGCACGACCAGGACGAGCCCGACGCGCGCGACGACGCCCGCCGACCGCCGCAGGTACGCGCCCGCCGCCCACGCCGCGAGGAAGTTCGCCACGATCCACGGCAGGTGGACGCGCATGATCTGGTCGAGGTCGTCGCCGCTGTCGTCCGGGCCGAACACCAGGAGCGCGCCGAAGCCCAGCGCGAACACGAGGACCGCCGCCGTCCATCCGCCGAGCACCGCACGCATGCGGGTCACCGTACGCGCCGGCCCGCGTCCGCCCAAGGGCCCGCGGTCCCGTCCGGGGGACCCAGCGCGTCAGCCGTCGAACCGCATCGCGTACTGCGCCTGCCGGTAGTTCGAGACCATCACCAGCGTCCCGGTCTGCTGCGCCTCGACCATCTTCCCGCCGCCCGCGTAGATCGCGACGTGGTGCGTCGGCAGGTCGCCGTAGAAGACGAGGTCGCCCGCCCGCAGCTCGGACGGCGACGGGGTGATCCGCCGTCCGCGCGGGTCCTGCACCTGGTTGCCGGTGTAGTGCGCCAGCGCGAGCTTCCCGTGCGACGCCTGGTACACCGAGTACAGCGTCAGCCCGCTGCAATCGAACCCGACGGTGTTCGCCCCGGTACCGATCCCGCGCGACGGGCCGCTGTACGTACCGCCGCCCCACGAGTACCAGACCTTGCCGACCCAGCACATCGCCCACGCGACGACGCGCTCGCCGAACGGCAGCTCGTCCGCGGGCTTCTTGCCGGACGTGGCGCACTCGGACACGACCTGGTCGCCCGGGGCGCCGCCGAGCCCGTCCGGCACCCCGCTGTAGGCGACCGGGTCGGCCCGGTCCACCAGGCGGATCTTGAACAGTCGCTCGACCCGGGCGCGGTCGCCGTGCGGGAACGTTTGGACGCCGTCGCACACCAGCCGTCCGCTGACCGGCCCCGTCGCGCCCGTCGGGGACGGGTCGGGCAGGTACGCGCACTCCGGGGTGTGGAGCGTCGCGTAGGCGCGGGCCGTGCCGAACCGTCCGATTCCCTGCTTCCCGGACGTCTCGGTGCACAGGTTCCGGTGGTGGCGGAGGTCGTCCTTCTCCTTCGCCGTCAGCTCGTTCTCGTGCTTGAGCTGGCAGTCGGCCGTCCGGACGTCCGCGCGGGCCGTGTCGCCCGCCGCGCCGCTGAGCGCGACCGTCCCGACGAGACGCGCGTCGTTCTTCTCGGCGTACGTCCGGGCGTACCCGTCGGCCGTGCCCGCGACCATCCAGTAGCCCGCGCCGGCCGGGTCGATGCCCTGGAGCGCCATGCCGACGCCCGCGTCGCGCAGCGGGGCGAGGGCGCCGAGCACGGCCGCGTCCGCGCCGGTCTGCGCCCGGGTGCGCAGGTCGTCGGCGTGCGCGATGCGGCTGAACGCCAGCAGGCCGGCGATCAGCGCGAGCGCCGCTCCGACGACGATGACCGTCGTGGCGGCGCCGCGATCGCCCGGACCCCGGCGCGCCTTGAGCCGGTCCAGCATCACGTGGTCCCCATACCGTCGATCATGACTGTCCCGGCAGGACGATAAACCGCCGCCACGGCGTGCCGACAGGGCCCAGGGACCTAGCACGGCCGTCCTTTGACCGGCTCCTTGCGGCGGGTCGCACGCTCTAGCCCGCGCGGACGAACACGGCGGCCGTCCCGTCCAGGTAGGTGCGCCGCCAGTGCGCGTCGCGGACGAGCGCCTGGGTCAGCGGCGCGTCGCGCGGCCACACCACGACGGTCACCCGGTAGGCGTCCAGGATCTCCGCCCAGCGCGGCGCGACGGCCGCGACGTCGGCGTACCGCTGCGACAGGCGGCGCGGGTACATGTCGTAGCGGTCGTCCGCGAAGACCTTCTGCCGGTCGGGGCCGTAGGTGAGCATCGTGTACCCGGCCCACACGTCGGTGGTGAAGAGGCGCTGCCCGAGTTGCCCGCGCTCGTCCAGGGCGCGCAGCGCGGCGACGGGGTACTCGCGGACGTCGAAGTCCGGACGGGCCGCGACGACGCCCGTCCACAGCGCGCCCGCCGCGACGACGCCCGCGACGAGCAGCAGGTTGAACGCCCGTCCGAGGTCCGGGCGGGGCACCGGACGGGCCGCCAGCCGCGCGGCGATCGGCAGCGTGGCGATCGGCGCGACCGCGATGTTGCGCTGCGCCCACAGCCCGAGCAGGACGAACGGGACGGTGACGGCCACGTCCCGCCGCGACGGCCGCGTCCGCGCGAGGACCCCGATCAGCACCACGATCCACACCGCGAACAGGAGCCCCTGCGGGCTGCGGACGGACGGCGACATCCACTCCCCCACGCCCGACAGCACGTCGCTCAACCCGAGCAGGCGGAACGGGAACAGGACATTCGCGACGCCGTACGGCGTGGCGAAGCAGGCCGCGAACGCGATCCCGGCGCCCTGCGCGATCCGCCGCTCCCGGCCGCGCCAGAACGAATGCCCGTCCAGCCACCGCCCGGCGAGGTGCAGCCCGAGGTAGCCGAACCCGATGGCCCACGTGCCGTGGACGTTCGCCCACACGTACAGCAGGACCGGGATCGCGACGAGCGGACGCCGCCCGAGCCGCGATTCTGGCAATTCGACCAGGCTGACGAGCAGCAGAAGGGTGAGGACGCCGATCGCGAGCGGCCGTTCCGACCACAGCATCGCCGAGCCGAGAATGGCGGGAATTCCGAGGAAGACGGCCGTGACGTGGTCGCGGGCGAGCCGCATCGCCAACCGGAAGGCGAGCCCGGCGATGGCCGCGCTGAGAACGGCCCCGAAAACGCGGACGCCGATCGGCCCGAAAAGGTCGTCCAGGCCACCGTACAGCACTTCGGCGAGCCAGGACTGGACGACCCAGGGCCGTCCGGGAACCGTATAGGAATAGATGTCGCCGCGCGGGAAGCCGTGGTCGATGATCCAATGGCCCGTGCGCAGGTGCCAGAAGAAGGAATTGTCCTTCAGCGGATGGATACCGAGCGCGGCGCCGAACACGATCCAGGCGGCCGTGAACACCGCCGCCATTCCCGGACGGCCGAGACCGCGCCGCTTAGGCTGCGGCGCGTCCGGCGCCTGCGGAAGGGCGTCGGGCGCATTCTGCAGGAGAGGCCGCATGCCGCTCACGGTACGGACGCCCGGGACGGCCGGACAGGGCCCGAAGGCCCACTTGCGGACCCAGTTTCAGCCGCTGACGGCGACGCCCTTCACCGGCACCGCGAACTCGAACCACGGCAGTTCGACGTCCACGCTCCGGACCTCCGGCGGCGTCGCGTAGACGTCGGTGAGCGTGACGGTCTCGTGCGGGTCCAGGTAGGCGTTGAACCGGATGGCCGTCTGCGTGCAGAGGCAGGTGGCCGCGCTGTCCATGACGGGCCAGTACCGCATCTTCCCGGCCGGGTCGAGCAGCCGGGCGCCGGTCGTGCCGGGCGCGGAGTACTGGAGCGAGGAGTACTTGCCGAGCCCGGCCAGGTACTGCTGCTCGCCCGACTCGTTGGTGATCGACCAGGTCAGGACGGCCAGGCCGCCCGAATCGCGGCGCAGCGAGTCCACGGTGAACGTCAGGTTGTTGGCCTTCATGATCAGGCTGTTCGGGCCGGTGAAGGACGGCCGCGCGGACGCGACGGGCGTCCCGGACGGCGCCGGCGGGGCGCTCGCCGCGGGCGCGGGCGGCCGGGCGAACGTCACCGCGACGCGCCGGTTCTTGCGCCGTCCCTCGTCGGACCCGTTGTCGGCGACCGGGTCGGCCGAGCCGTGCCCGGCGGCGGCGAACGTGACGCCCTGCCGCGTGACCAGCGACTTCAGCCGGTTCTGCACGGCCTCGGCACGCGCCCGCGACAGCGGATCGTTGATCGCGTCGTTGCCCGAGTTGTCGGTGTAGCCGTCGATCTTCACCTCGGTGCCGCGCGACGCGTCGATCTGCTGGGCGACCTTGCGCAGCGTGGCGTCCGCGCGCGGCGACAGATCGGCCTTGTTCAGGGCGAACAGGACGTCGGTGGAGAGCCGGACGCGCGTGTCGTTGCCGTCCTGGTCGATGGACTCCTCGGCGCCCTCGGCCGTCCCGGTGAGCGTCCGGACGACCGGTTTCCCGAGCTGCGCCGATCCCGGATCCGCCTGCCCCGGCGTCGCGGGCGCGCTGCCGCTGCCGACCTTGACGCCGGTGAACGGCGGCGCGAGCGGGACGAACACGCTCACGGTCGCCGCCTGCGGCGCGGGGTAGACGGCGTAGAGGTCCAGGCTGCGTCCGGGCCCGATCTCCTGCATGTCCACCTTGGTGCACAGGCAGGTGCCGTCGGCGGTGCTGAGCGGGTAGTACATCTTCATCGCGGCGCCGTCCAGCAGCGCGACGCCGCCCATGCCGAGGATCCCGGCGACCTTGTTCCCGCTCCCCCGGTCGGCGAGCGGCCCGGCGAGCGTCATCGTGCCCCTGCCGTCGTTGACGAGCCGCAGCCGCGCCGTGACGGTGCCGTTCGCGCTCGGCCGCAGCGCCAGCAGCTCGACGTGCGCGGGGCCGTCGTTGTGCGCGAACGGCCGGGTCTGCAGGACGGTCGCGGCCGTCCCCCCGCCGGACGTCCCCGGGGTCGGCCGTGCCTCCGGCTTCTTCGCGTCCCCGCCGCAGCCGGACAGGGTCAGGACGAGCGCCGTGAAAGCGGCGGCGCACGCCGTCGAGCGTCGGGGAGCCAGTTTCGTCATCGCGGAAGAACGCCCTTCTCAACATGCGGCATTTTCACGTTCCCCGGCCGGGAGACGCCATGCGAAAACGGCAAGAGGATACCGCTGCGCACGGTATCCCCTTGCCGTTTCGACCCCGTATGCGGTTGCGGCGAATCACCGCAGGACGGGAGCCCGGCGCTTAGCCGTTGCCGCCGCTGCTGCTGCCGCCGCCACCGCTGAAGATCTTGTCCAGCGCGCTGCCGACCGCCGTGCTCAGCTTGTCGACGATTCCCGCCGCGTACAGCGCGGCCACGATCGCCGCCGCGAGAACGATCAGCGCCGCGTACTCGATGAGGCTCGCGCCCTCGTCGCTCCGCCGCGCGTCCGCCAGTTCCCGGTGCTTGTCGGCGGCCCAGTCGATCCGACCGAGAACGAACAGGTGAAGTGTCGCGTAAAGAGGTGAGAGGTTCATTTCTGGACTCCCGGACTCGTGATCCCACCGCGTTGTCGTGGTCAACGGTAGGGATCCGGGAACTGCCCTCCCAGGGCCCGGCGGCCCAATCACCGGCGCCGCCCGGACCCAAATCGCGTTGGGTCCCCGTCACCGGCCGGCCCCGCCGCCGTCGGTCCCGAGCCAGGACGCGATCGCCGACGCCCGCGACGTCACGCCGAGCTTGGCGTAGATCCGGTTCACGTGGTTCTTCACGGTCTTCTCGGCGAGGAACAGCCGGGCCGCGATCGCGCCGTTGGAGTGCCCCTGCACGATCAGCCGCATGACCTCGGCCTCCCGCGCCGACAGCCCGAACCGGTCCCGGTCTGGCGGGACGGGCGGCGGTTCCGGTTCGGCGGGCGCGGTCCGCGCGGGGATCCCGACCAGCGCCGTCAGCGCGACCGGCGACAGCGCGTGCACGCCGCTGATCGCCCCCCGCACGGCGGCGGTCAGTTCCTCGGCGGAGAACGTGCCGTGGACGAGGTAGCCCATCGCCCCGCCCTCGATCGCCCGCCGGATCACCTGCTGGTCCTCGGTGTAGGTCAGCATGATGACGCGGGTGAACGTGCTGAGCGTCCGGACGGCCTCGACGCCGTCCATCAGCGGCATCTGCACGTCGAGCAGCACCAGGTCGGGGCGGAGCCGCTCGGCCGCCTCCAGCGCCGTCCGCCCGTCGCCCGCCTCCCCGGCGATCTCGAAGCCGGACGACTCCAGCAGCGACACCAGGCCCGACCGCACGACGAGGTTGTCGTCGACCACCAGGATCCTCGGGACGTCCATTCAGCTCACCTCGACCGGATGTTCGACGGGTTCTTCCAGGGGCAGCCGGACGGTCACGGTCGTCCCCGCGCCGGGGGCGGACCGCACCGCCGCCGCGCCGCCCACCCGCGCGGCGCGCTCGTGCAGCCCGACGACGCCGTAGTGGCCCGCGCGGGCGAGCGCGGGCAGGCCGGGCGGCGCGAACCCCCGGCCGTCGTCGGC from Actinomadura rubteroloni includes these protein-coding regions:
- a CDS encoding NlpC/P60 family protein, producing MLDRLKARRGPGDRGAATTVIVVGAALALIAGLLAFSRIAHADDLRTRAQTGADAAVLGALAPLRDAGVGMALQGIDPAGAGYWMVAGTADGYARTYAEKNDARLVGTVALSGAAGDTARADVRTADCQLKHENELTAKEKDDLRHHRNLCTETSGKQGIGRFGTARAYATLHTPECAYLPDPSPTGATGPVSGRLVCDGVQTFPHGDRARVERLFKIRLVDRADPVAYSGVPDGLGGAPGDQVVSECATSGKKPADELPFGERVVAWAMCWVGKVWYSWGGGTYSGPSRGIGTGANTVGFDCSGLTLYSVYQASHGKLALAHYTGNQVQDPRGRRITPSPSELRAGDLVFYGDLPTHHVAIYAGGGKMVEAQQTGTLVMVSNYRQAQYAMRFDG
- a CDS encoding OmpA family protein; this translates as MTKLAPRRSTACAAAFTALVLTLSGCGGDAKKPEARPTPGTSGGGTAATVLQTRPFAHNDGPAHVELLALRPSANGTVTARLRLVNDGRGTMTLAGPLADRGSGNKVAGILGMGGVALLDGAAMKMYYPLSTADGTCLCTKVDMQEIGPGRSLDLYAVYPAPQAATVSVFVPLAPPFTGVKVGSGSAPATPGQADPGSAQLGKPVVRTLTGTAEGAEESIDQDGNDTRVRLSTDVLFALNKADLSPRADATLRKVAQQIDASRGTEVKIDGYTDNSGNDAINDPLSRARAEAVQNRLKSLVTRQGVTFAAAGHGSADPVADNGSDEGRRKNRRVAVTFARPPAPAASAPPAPSGTPVASARPSFTGPNSLIMKANNLTFTVDSLRRDSGGLAVLTWSITNESGEQQYLAGLGKYSSLQYSAPGTTGARLLDPAGKMRYWPVMDSAATCLCTQTAIRFNAYLDPHETVTLTDVYATPPEVRSVDVELPWFEFAVPVKGVAVSG
- a CDS encoding response regulator, giving the protein MDVPRILVVDDNLVVRSGLVSLLESSGFEIAGEAGDGRTALEAAERLRPDLVLLDVQMPLMDGVEAVRTLSTFTRVIMLTYTEDQQVIRRAIEGGAMGYLVHGTFSAEELTAAVRGAISGVHALSPVALTALVGIPARTAPAEPEPPPVPPDRDRFGLSAREAEVMRLIVQGHSNGAIAARLFLAEKTVKNHVNRIYAKLGVTSRASAIASWLGTDGGGAGR